Proteins encoded in a region of the Raphanus sativus cultivar WK10039 chromosome 8, ASM80110v3, whole genome shotgun sequence genome:
- the LOC108822571 gene encoding ABC transporter B family member 11, which produces MNREVAGEGDSVSHEPSTSKTPRQGEEEETKKDEKAKTVPFYKLFAFADSYDVLLMICGSVGAMGNGVGLPLMTLLFGDLIDSFGQNQNNKDIVVVVSKVCVKFVYLGLGTLGAAFLQVACWMITGERQAARIRNMYLKTILRQDIGFFDVETNTGEVVGRMSGDTVLIQDAMGEKVGKFIQLIATFIGGFALAFAKGWLLTLVMLTSIPLLAMAGAAMAIIVTKASSQGQAAYAKAATVVEQTIGSIRTVASFTGEKAAINKYKKFITSAYKSGIQQGFSTGLGLGIMLFVLFSSYALAIWFGGKMILEKGYTGGAVINVLIIVVAGAMSLGQTSPCVTAFSAGQSAAYKMFETIERKPLIDAYDLKGKVLEDMRGDIELRDVHFSYPARPDEDIFDGFSLVIPCGATAALVGESGSGKSTVISLIERFYDPKAGQVLIDGVNLKEFQLKWIRSKIGLVSQEPVLFSSSIMENIAYGKEKATIQEIKAATELANAAKFIDKLPQGLDTMVGEHGTQLSGGQKQRIAIARAILKDPRILLLDEATSALDAESERVVQEALDRVMVNRTTVIVAHRLSTVRNADMIAVIHRGKMVEKGSHSELVRDPEGAYSQLIRLQEINKDSKTLEADSGSSFRNSSLKKSIEGGSSSSVGNSSRHHSLNVVASGLERGRSSHRAEQEDKTTGTESQEPVPKVSLTRIAAMNKPEIPVLLLGAVAAAVNGAIFPLFGILISRVIEAFFKPAHELKNDSRFWALIFVALGVVSFIVSPAQMYLFAVAGGKLIRRIRSMCFEKTVHMEVGWFDEPHNSSGNLGARLSADAALIRALVGDALSLAVQNAASAASGLIIAFTACWELALIILVMLPLIGINGYIQVKFMKGFTADAKSKYEDASQVANDAVGSIRTVASFCAEEKVMHMYKKQCEGPIKDGIKQGFISGLGFGFSFFILFCVYAASFYAGARLVEAGRTTFNDVFQVFFALTMAAIGISQSSSFAPDSSKAKVAAASIFGIIDRKSKIDSSDESGTVLDNVKGDIELRHISFTYPARPDIQIFRDLCLTIRAGKTVALVGESGSGKSTVISLLQRFYDPDAGHITLDGVELKKMQLKWLRQQMGLVGQEPVLFNDTIRANIAYGKGSEEAATESEIIAAAELANAHKFISSIQQGYDTVVGERGIQLSGGQKQRVAIARAIVKEPKILLLDEATSALDAESERMVQDALDRVMVNRTSVVVAHRLSTIKNADVIAVVKNGVIAEKGTHETLIKIEGGVYASLVQLHMTASN; this is translated from the exons ATGAATCGTGAAGTTGCCGGAGAAGGCGACTCTGTTTCACACGAACCTTCAACTTCTAAAACTCCTAGacagggagaagaagaagagacgaaGAAGGATGAAAAGGCGAAGACAGTTCCCTTCTACAAGCTATTTGCATTTGCAGATTCATATGATGTTCTCTTGATGATATGTGGTTCAGTTGGAGCTATGGGGAACGGTGTTGGTTTGCCTCTCATGACATTGTTGTTTGGTGATCTCATTGATTCCTTTGGTCAGAATCAGAACAACAAAGACATCGTCGTTGTTGTCTCAAAG GTTTGTGTGAAATTCGTCTACCTTGGACTTGGAACACTAGGAGCAGCCTTTCTTC agGTGGCTTGTTGGATGATAACGGGAGAGAGACAAGCGGCGAGGATAAGGAATATGTATCTGAAAACAATTCTGAGACAAGACATTGGATTCTTCGATGTGGAAACAAACACAGGGGAGGTTGTTGGTAGAATGTCTGGTGATACTGTTCTTATTCAAGACGCCATGGGTGAGAAG GTTGGGAAGTTTATTCAGTTGATAGCTACGTTCATAGGTGGATTTGCATTAGCTTTTGCAAAAGGATGGTTATTAACATTGGTTATGTTAACTTCGATTCCTCTCCTGGCAATGGCTGGTGCAGCCATGGCGATTATAGTCACTAAAGCTTCTTCTCAGGGACAAGCTGCTTATGCAAAAGCCGCTACTGTTGTTGAACAGACTATCGGTTCCATCCGAACG GTTGCATCATTCACGGGGGAGAAAGCAGCGATAAACAAGTACAAAAAGTTTATAACATCGGCGTACAAATCAGGCATACAACAAGGATTCTCGACAGGGTTAGGACTGGGAATAATGCTATTCGTGTTGTTCAGTAGCTATGCTTTGGCTATTTGGTTTGGTGGTAAGATGATTCTCGAAAAAGGCTATACCGGTGGCGCTGTCATCAACGTACTCATCATCGTTGTCGCCGGTGCCAT GTCGCTGGGACAAACATCTCCATGTGTAACGGCATTTTCCGCGGGTCAATCCGCAGCGTATAAGATGTTCGAAACGATCGAAAGAAAGCCTTTGATCGATGCTTACGACTTAAAGGGGAAGGTTCTTGAAGACATGAGAGGAGATATTGAACTTAGAGACGTGCATTTCAGCTATCCAGCTAGGCCTGATGAAGACATCTTCGACGGGTTCTCTCTGGTTATCCCTTGCGGCGCTACAGCAGCGTTAGTAGGAGAGAGCGGAAGTGGAAAATCAACGGTCATCAGTCTGATCGAGAGGTTCTACGATCCGAAAGCAGGGCAAGTACTCATCGATGGTGTTAACCTTAAAGAGTTTCAGCTGAAATGGATCAGAAGCAAGATCGGGTTGGTTAGCCAAGAACCGGTTCTGTTTTCGTCGAGCATCATGGAGAACATCGCCTACGGGAAAGAGAAGGCGACGATACAAGAGATCAAAGCCGCGACGGAGCTGGCAAACGCGGCCAAGTTTATAGACAAGTTGCCTCAGGGGTTGGATACGATGGTTGGAGAGCACGGGACGCAGCTCTCTGGTGGACAGAAACAGAGGATAGCTATCGCTAGAGCCATTCTCAAAGATCCGAGGATATTGCTTCTTGATGAAGCGACGAGCGCGCTCGACGCAGAATCCGAAAGAGTGGTTCAAGAGGCTTTGGATAGAGTGATGGTTAACCGGACTACGGTCATCGTGGCGCATCGGTTAAGCACGGTTAGGAATGCTGATATGATAGCGGTTATCCACCGCGGGAAAATGGTGGAGAAAGGATCGCATTCAGAGCTGGTGAGAGATCCCGAGGGAGCTTACTCGCAGCTCATTCGTTTGCAAGAGATTAACAAGGACTCAAAAACATTGGAGGCTGATTCAGGATCATCTTTCCGCAACTCGAGtcttaaaaaatcaatagaagGAGGATCATCTTCGTCGGTTGGTAATAGTAGCCGTCATCATTCTTTGAATGTAGTAGCCTCAGGACTAGAACGTGGCAGAAGTAGCCACCGAGCAGAACAAGAGGATAAAACTACTGGAACAGAGAGTCAAGAACCGGTCCCAAAAGTGTCTCTAACCCGAATCGCGGCTATGAACAAACCGGAAATACCGGTTCTCCTTCTAGGAGCCGTAGCAGCAGCAGTCAACGGTGCTATTTTCCCTCTTTTCGGGATTCTGATATCAAGAGTCATCGAAGCTTTCTTCAAACCGGCGCACGAGTTAAAGAATGATTCAAGATTCTGGGCGTTAATATTTGTAGCTCTTGGAGTGGTTTCCTTCATTGTCTCACCAGCTCAGATGTATCTGTTCGCCGTTGCTGGAGGGAAACTGATTCGACGAATACGATCAATGTGTTTTGAGAAAACCGTTCACATGGAGGTCGGGTGGTTCGATGAGCCACACAACTCCAGTGGTAACTTGGGTGCTAGGCTTTCCGCTGATGCAGCTTTGATTAGGGCTCTGGTTGGGGACGCCTTGTCCCTAGCGGTTCAAAACGCTGCGTCTGCTGCCTCTGGATTGATCATAGCGTTCACTGCATGCTGGGAACTGGCGCTTATAATCTTAGTGATGCTTCCTCTGATTGGTATCAATGGTTATATTCAAGTCAAGTTCATGAAAGGATTCACCGCCGATGCTAAG TCAAAGTACGAGGATGCTAGTCAGGTGGCGAATGATGCGGTGGGGAGTATTAGAACGGTTGCGTCTTTCTGTGCAGAGGAGAAGGTGATGCACATGTATAAGAAGCAATGCGAAGGTCCCATAAAAGACGGGATAAAGCAAGGTTTCATCAGCGGATTAGGGTTTGGATTCTCCTTCTTCATTCTGTTTTGTGTCTACGCCGCAAGCTTCTACGCTGGTGCTAGACTGGTTGAAGCTGGCAGAACAACTTTCAATGATGTCTTCCAG GTGTTCTTTGCATTAACAATGGCAGCGATTGGGATTTCTCAGTCGAGTTCTTTCGCACCGGATTCTAGCAAAGCTAAGGTTGCAGCTGCTTCCATCTTCGGAATCATCGATAGAAAATCCAAGATAGATTCGAGCGATGAGTCAGGGACAGTCTTGGATAACGTTAAGGGAGATATCGAACTTCGTCACATTAGTTTCACTTATCCAGCAAGGCCTGACATTCAAATCTTCCGCGATCTTTGCTTAACCATTCGTGCAGGAAAG ACGGTTGCTTTGGTCGGAGAGAGTGGGTCGGGAAAATCGACGGTGATCTCGCTGTTACAGAGATTCTACGATCCGGATGCCGGTCATATAACTCTAGACGGAGTTGAGCTCAAGAAGATGCAACTGAAATGGTTGAGACAGCAAATGGGACTGGTGGGACAAGAGCCTGTCTTGTTCAACGACACCATCCGAGCCAACATTGCTTATGGCAAAGGAAGCGAAGAGGCCGCGACTGAGTCTGAGATCATAGCCGCTGCAGAACTCGCCAATGCACACAAATTCATCTCTAGCATACAACAA GGCTACGACACGGTGGTTGGAGAAAGAGGGATTCAGCTATCAGGAGGACAGAAACAGCGAGTGGCTATAGCACGGGCCATAGTGAAAGAGCCGAAGATATTGCTTTTGGACGAAGCAACGAGCGCTCTTGATGCGGAATCGGAACGAATGGTTCAAGACGCGCTTGACCGAGTGATGGTGAACCGAACATCGGTGGTTGTGGCTCACAGGTTATCGACAATAAAAAATGCGGACGTGATAGCTGTGGTGAAGAACGGAGTGATCGCTGAGAAAGGAACTCACGAAACGTTGATCAAAATCGAGGGTGGGGTTTATGCTTCGCTTGTGCAGCTTCACATGACTGCTTCTAActga